The following are encoded in a window of Halosolutus halophilus genomic DNA:
- a CDS encoding ATP-binding protein yields MKFNPLKPPEGVPPLRWAQVSAEIFGHATALLSGSKNYLLKHVVMLYKLYDLFNDRSPPYPSLHELELLIWDENINYVRKTSNYRDTVLNRLDAMNLVAGTVFDCSHGPALDTLLDRNIVFEFDGLNRDLQNFLMEILFASVYEYRLAQNQRDTGLEHVFFLDEGKQVFSVYKERQDAAGIPEIDQLTAKMREFGEGLVVADQEASKLTDSIKANTATKVLLPIGDQKQFRAIVDSISLSDRQQAFARRLEVGEAIVQVGNRDPIPVYLRKYSVEKTISDQELENHQRRAWQQLAHEPREITPRLDYMLSGGRTGDRTRSESSNDHGDEGVSRDAELLLEDVVDHPFKPLLEQYQQFPSRYKENKLKNELVDHGLVIERKVKGGDQRKLLELTQQGRVYVEDNLDVNPQFEGRGGIVHRYWQHRIRERFEEAGWPAELERDDADVYVSTGNTDLAVEVAMENNPRELEHVEKHLENDAAVWIVCRTEIVKKDSDNG; encoded by the coding sequence TTGAAGTTCAACCCGTTGAAGCCGCCAGAGGGAGTTCCTCCGCTGCGCTGGGCACAGGTCTCCGCCGAAATCTTCGGTCACGCGACGGCGCTGCTGTCCGGTTCCAAGAACTACCTGCTGAAGCACGTGGTCATGCTTTACAAGCTCTACGACCTGTTCAACGACCGGTCGCCACCGTACCCGAGCCTCCACGAACTCGAACTCCTGATCTGGGACGAGAACATCAACTATGTCCGGAAGACGTCGAACTATCGCGACACCGTCCTCAACCGATTGGACGCGATGAACCTTGTAGCGGGTACTGTCTTCGACTGCAGCCACGGCCCTGCCTTGGACACGCTGCTCGATCGGAACATCGTGTTCGAGTTCGACGGCCTCAACCGCGATCTCCAGAACTTCCTGATGGAGATCCTGTTCGCGTCCGTCTACGAGTACCGGTTGGCGCAGAACCAGCGAGATACTGGACTCGAACACGTCTTCTTCCTCGACGAGGGAAAGCAGGTGTTCTCCGTCTACAAGGAACGCCAGGACGCCGCGGGGATCCCTGAAATCGATCAACTGACCGCGAAGATGCGTGAGTTCGGTGAAGGACTCGTCGTCGCGGATCAGGAAGCGTCGAAACTCACCGACTCGATCAAGGCCAACACTGCGACCAAAGTCTTGTTGCCGATCGGCGATCAGAAACAGTTTCGTGCGATTGTGGACTCGATATCGCTGTCCGACCGCCAGCAAGCGTTCGCACGACGGCTCGAGGTTGGAGAGGCGATCGTACAGGTCGGGAACAGGGATCCGATTCCAGTGTACCTCCGGAAATACAGCGTAGAGAAGACGATTTCCGATCAGGAACTGGAGAACCACCAACGCAGAGCGTGGCAGCAACTCGCCCACGAACCGCGTGAAATCACACCCCGGTTAGATTACATGCTCAGCGGTGGCCGGACGGGCGATCGGACCAGGTCGGAGTCCAGCAACGATCACGGTGATGAGGGGGTGTCCAGAGACGCTGAACTCCTCCTCGAAGACGTGGTCGATCACCCGTTCAAGCCGTTGCTCGAGCAATACCAGCAGTTTCCGAGCCGGTATAAGGAAAACAAGCTGAAGAACGAACTCGTCGACCACGGCCTCGTCATCGAGAGAAAGGTCAAAGGTGGGGACCAACGGAAGTTACTGGAACTCACCCAGCAAGGTCGGGTATACGTCGAAGACAATCTCGACGTCAACCCGCAGTTCGAGGGACGAGGCGGTATCGTCCATCGGTACTGGCAACACCGGATCAGAGAACGGTTCGAAGAGGCAGGCTGGCCGGCCGAGCTTGAACGTGATGATGCGGATGTCTACGTCAGCACGGGAAACACAGACCTGGCAGTCGAGGTCGCGATGGAAAACAATCCACGGGAACTGGAACACGTGGAAAAACACCTCGAGAACGACGCCGCGGTCTGGATCGTCTGTCGAACCGAGATCGTCAAAAAAGACTCCGACAACGGATAG
- a CDS encoding helix-turn-helix transcriptional regulator encodes MNRRRADTVVGVLLGFVLLAGGTLSWRAYQQRRAVEQSMGSMMDSSMGTMHGPDPLWYVFGTVLVAAVIGGVYFLVRGELTGSEETVYVEGVDLDPSSSEASASMDNGDTQGESINPEANPGARILDLLPDDERRVLEPVLNSPGITQIELRDRSDFSKSKVSQTVSSLEERGLLYRERQGRTYRIYPSDDLRQQQPGQ; translated from the coding sequence ATGAACCGCCGTCGAGCGGATACCGTCGTTGGAGTGCTCCTCGGGTTCGTCCTCTTAGCCGGCGGGACACTCAGTTGGCGGGCCTATCAACAGCGTCGTGCCGTCGAACAGTCGATGGGTTCGATGATGGATTCGTCGATGGGGACAATGCACGGACCAGATCCACTCTGGTACGTGTTTGGGACGGTTCTCGTCGCAGCCGTTATCGGTGGCGTCTATTTCCTGGTTCGGGGGGAACTCACAGGTTCAGAGGAGACCGTCTATGTGGAGGGTGTCGATCTCGATCCGTCATCGTCGGAGGCGTCTGCGTCGATGGATAATGGGGACACGCAAGGGGAATCTATCAATCCTGAAGCGAACCCTGGGGCGCGTATTCTCGATCTCTTACCGGACGACGAACGACGCGTCCTAGAGCCTGTTCTGAATTCTCCCGGTATCACGCAGATTGAATTACGTGATCGGTCCGATTTCTCGAAAAGCAAAGTAAGCCAGACTGTGAGTTCTCTCGAAGAGCGCGGCTTGTTGTACCGGGAGCGGCAAGGTCGGACATATCGCATTTATCCGAGCGACGACCTTCGGCAACAACAACCGGGACAATAG
- a CDS encoding SHOCT domain-containing protein has protein sequence MTHYTNTLGRTTRRIAMLGIPLLVAATGTAAAHGGGGYGGSMMGGGGWGLFGGGMGLWGLLWMGLLLAIPLYIAYKLLDRASGENDTRPLSVLRERYARGELTDEEFEQRRKQLEQSG, from the coding sequence ATGACACACTACACCAACACCCTCGGACGGACGACTCGTCGAATCGCCATGCTCGGCATTCCGCTGTTGGTTGCAGCAACAGGCACTGCAGCTGCTCACGGTGGCGGAGGCTACGGCGGTAGTATGATGGGTGGCGGCGGCTGGGGGCTATTCGGCGGTGGAATGGGCCTCTGGGGTCTCCTCTGGATGGGACTCCTGCTTGCCATCCCGCTCTACATCGCCTACAAGCTCCTCGATCGAGCGTCTGGAGAGAACGATACACGACCGCTATCGGTTCTCCGCGAGCGCTACGCCCGCGGTGAACTCACCGACGAGGAGTTCGAACAGCGACGAAAACAGCTCGAACAGTCCGGATGA
- a CDS encoding DUF302 domain-containing protein, which yields MEYTIQTSVTGEFDDVVDATNAALKDEGFGVLCDIDIQATLKEKLDEEFRQYRILGACNPPLAYEGLTEEIELGALLPCNVIVYENDDGDIVVSAVDPGQLVGIADNDALDSIATEVTERFDRVLAAVTDEFEPVSEA from the coding sequence ATGGAATACACAATACAGACTTCAGTCACTGGTGAGTTTGACGACGTCGTCGACGCAACGAATGCTGCACTCAAAGATGAGGGATTCGGTGTCCTCTGTGACATCGATATCCAGGCGACACTTAAAGAGAAACTCGACGAAGAATTCCGTCAGTATCGGATCCTCGGTGCGTGTAATCCCCCGCTGGCATACGAAGGATTGACCGAAGAAATCGAACTCGGTGCGCTCTTACCCTGTAACGTCATCGTCTATGAGAATGATGATGGTGACATCGTAGTGAGTGCGGTTGACCCGGGGCAGTTGGTCGGGATCGCAGACAACGACGCGCTTGACTCCATCGCGACCGAGGTCACCGAGCGATTCGATCGTGTACTGGCAGCCGTTACAGACGAATTTGAACCCGTATCGGAGGCCTGA
- a CDS encoding SHOCT domain-containing protein: MSSSDQLDATTILLLILGAIVVLPLLTMGMGFGGMMGQYGSTGGWWPFVGMLIPIILLLVLIGGGYLVFRRISETQTSHNPAMEELRMAYARGDLTDEEFEARRDKLERSE; the protein is encoded by the coding sequence ATGTCTTCATCGGATCAACTAGACGCTACGACGATACTGCTTCTGATCCTCGGAGCAATCGTCGTCCTTCCCTTGCTCACGATGGGCATGGGATTCGGCGGGATGATGGGCCAGTATGGTAGTACAGGCGGGTGGTGGCCGTTCGTCGGGATGCTCATCCCGATCATCCTCCTCCTCGTGCTTATCGGCGGTGGCTACCTTGTCTTCCGGCGCATAAGCGAAACGCAGACGTCTCACAATCCCGCGATGGAGGAACTCCGTATGGCGTACGCCCGTGGCGATCTCACGGATGAAGAATTCGAAGCTCGACGTGACAAGCTCGAACGATCCGAGTGA
- a CDS encoding IS5 family transposase, translating to MPSQLARFTDRCVDLSQNAVTGEPAPVIEKGDGGYADWVIVSIHGLREYLNQPYRRMLDILYEMPGIVAKLGLAVDQLPDFTTVCTRKQDLKMRVWRVLLRLSVSLHELGDVQAIGATGFKRHQASRHYVLRVGYNFDDIETTALVDCDTSSILDVHCSMKHPHDTQVGRQVLTRNLIQLTTITADKSYDWDALRHKLRNAGIRPVITHREFYGLDKAHNARHDENVYRRRSIVEATFFALTHRFGETLRTRTWFGQFRELVLEAAVRNIEQAVRL from the coding sequence ATGCCGTCTCAACTCGCCCGCTTCACCGACCGATGTGTCGATTTGTCCCAGAACGCTGTTACTGGCGAGCCAGCACCGGTGATCGAGAAGGGTGACGGCGGCTACGCTGACTGGGTGATCGTCTCGATCCACGGCCTTCGAGAGTACCTGAACCAGCCCTATCGACGGATGCTCGACATTCTGTACGAGATGCCCGGAATCGTCGCGAAACTCGGCCTTGCGGTGGATCAGCTACCGGACTTCACCACCGTCTGCACACGGAAACAGGATCTCAAAATGCGCGTCTGGCGAGTCTTGCTGCGGCTGTCTGTCTCACTACACGAACTCGGCGACGTTCAGGCGATCGGTGCAACCGGCTTCAAACGCCATCAAGCCAGCCGTCACTACGTTCTCCGCGTCGGCTACAACTTTGACGATATCGAGACGACAGCACTCGTCGATTGCGATACCAGTTCGATCCTCGACGTACACTGTTCGATGAAACATCCACACGACACACAAGTTGGACGGCAGGTACTGACGAGAAATCTCATCCAGCTCACCACGATTACCGCCGACAAAAGCTACGACTGGGACGCGCTGCGGCACAAACTCAGAAATGCTGGTATTCGCCCGGTGATTACACATCGTGAGTTCTATGGACTCGACAAGGCGCACAACGCTCGCCACGACGAGAACGTCTATCGCCGCCGCTCGATCGTCGAAGCGACCTTCTTCGCACTGACACATCGGTTCGGCGAGACGTTGCGGACCAGAACGTGGTTTGGCCAGTTCAGAGAACTCGTCCTAGAGGCCGCCGTCAGAAACATCGAGCAAGCTGTGAGGCTCTAA
- a CDS encoding CPBP family intramembrane glutamic endopeptidase has translation MTSTFAFSWGLWTPLLVGLAPSSLTVPLIMLGGFGPFVGALITLRFTGRSIRGWLRSNLRYRIPLRWYAIALAVPPLFILVGSVVYVSVFDASFALDELASLWMFPLALVLAFFLGGGQEELGWRGFAQPALQDGISALSASLLVGVVWFVWHVPLFYVPGSSQAGVPMAPYAVAVVATAVVLGWLYNASGSLLVPWLYHASLNPAGMFFLAGVAGLKTAAGYGSYALLVAAVAIVLLVHFGPADLAARSRVQLSNLV, from the coding sequence GTGACGAGTACGTTCGCGTTCTCCTGGGGTCTGTGGACCCCGCTCCTGGTCGGGCTGGCCCCGTCGTCGCTGACTGTTCCCCTGATCATGCTCGGCGGGTTCGGTCCGTTCGTCGGGGCTCTGATCACACTCCGATTCACTGGACGGAGCATCCGTGGGTGGCTCCGCTCGAACCTGCGCTACCGCATCCCGCTCCGGTGGTACGCCATCGCGCTCGCCGTACCGCCGCTGTTTATCCTCGTCGGGAGCGTCGTCTACGTGAGCGTCTTCGACGCGTCGTTCGCGCTCGACGAACTAGCGTCCCTGTGGATGTTCCCTCTCGCCCTCGTGCTGGCGTTCTTCCTCGGCGGCGGCCAGGAAGAGCTGGGCTGGCGCGGGTTCGCACAGCCCGCTCTCCAAGACGGCATCTCGGCGTTGTCGGCCAGCCTGCTCGTCGGCGTCGTCTGGTTCGTCTGGCACGTCCCGCTGTTCTACGTGCCGGGGAGCTCCCAGGCCGGGGTCCCCATGGCCCCGTACGCCGTCGCCGTGGTCGCCACAGCGGTCGTGCTCGGCTGGCTCTACAACGCCTCGGGGAGCCTCCTCGTCCCGTGGTTGTACCACGCCAGCCTCAACCCCGCCGGTATGTTCTTCCTGGCCGGCGTCGCCGGACTGAAGACAGCCGCCGGGTACGGCTCGTACGCGCTCCTCGTCGCAGCCGTCGCGATCGTTCTGCTCGTCCACTTCGGTCCGGCTGACCTCGCAGCGAGGTCTCGGGTTCAGCTCTCGAACCTCGTTTGA
- a CDS encoding ABC transporter ATP-binding protein produces the protein MTFGPGFNVVLGPNGAGKTTLFRVGAGILPPDSGDVTIDGTDPFADPSVKTKIGYLPHGTPLNGQLTVRENLDYWGRVLGLDAQTRAERIEQTTATMAVDDLLDRPATDLSRGQRQRVTITRLLLSDPRVLFLDEPTTGLDPSAAKVLRDQLDGLASEGRILCYSTHNLYEAELLADELVVIKDGRVVAHGPKDELVGRLKGEGSREIRIEANVDPELFAEIGVEARDVRDGWVVTLPSEWSVSDLVTSLVKHGVAIEAVHEEETSLEELYRRLTEDEEVRVR, from the coding sequence ATGACGTTTGGTCCGGGGTTCAACGTCGTCCTGGGGCCGAACGGCGCGGGCAAAACAACGCTGTTCCGCGTCGGTGCCGGCATTCTCCCGCCGGACAGCGGCGACGTAACGATCGACGGGACGGACCCCTTTGCGGACCCGTCGGTGAAGACCAAAATCGGGTACTTGCCGCACGGCACGCCCCTGAACGGCCAGCTGACGGTTCGTGAGAATCTCGACTACTGGGGACGAGTACTCGGCCTCGATGCACAGACTCGGGCGGAACGAATCGAGCAGACGACCGCCACGATGGCCGTCGACGACCTCCTCGATCGGCCCGCAACGGATCTGAGTCGTGGTCAACGCCAGCGGGTGACGATCACCCGGCTGTTGCTCAGCGACCCACGGGTGCTGTTCCTCGACGAACCGACGACCGGACTGGACCCGAGTGCAGCGAAGGTGCTCCGGGATCAGTTGGACGGTCTGGCCTCGGAGGGTCGAATCCTGTGTTACTCGACGCACAACCTCTACGAGGCCGAACTCCTCGCGGACGAACTCGTGGTTATCAAAGACGGGAGGGTCGTTGCCCACGGGCCGAAAGACGAACTCGTCGGGCGGCTCAAAGGGGAGGGATCGCGGGAGATCCGCATTGAGGCCAACGTGGATCCCGAACTGTTCGCCGAAATCGGGGTCGAGGCGCGTGACGTGCGGGACGGCTGGGTCGTAACACTCCCGTCAGAGTGGTCCGTGAGTGACCTCGTCACGTCGCTCGTCAAGCATGGGGTCGCCATTGAAGCCGTCCACGAGGAGGAGACGTCGCTCGAAGAGCTGTATCGTCGGTTGACCGAGGACGAGGAGGTGAGGGTCCGATGA
- a CDS encoding CPBP family intramembrane glutamic endopeptidase — MSPPRLSFIDDHPVAAFFMGAYAYTWIVSAPAAFMEESWTPWILIYVGSFGPPVSAAVVTWLRGDDVRAWAHQIVRWRVGWPWWVAAFGLPVAIVAVTTVVLVVIGGPVDLDQPLQSPVLIAIVFLFGLTVSGGLNEEPGWRGFAQPYLNDRYSALTASLIIGVVWAGWHLPYFFIPITPQSGFTLANQIGWFFGIVLLSIILAWSYNNTGSVLIAMVLHAMVNTADILLPLAPDLLVVDGVVDETAIATVTATQVMVQLLVVLAIVAYFGRKSLSRGEIPGAAYIRGENR; from the coding sequence ATGTCACCACCTCGCCTCTCATTCATCGATGACCATCCCGTCGCAGCGTTCTTCATGGGCGCATACGCGTACACGTGGATCGTTTCGGCCCCGGCCGCGTTCATGGAAGAGAGTTGGACCCCATGGATTCTCATCTACGTGGGCAGTTTCGGGCCGCCGGTGAGCGCAGCGGTGGTAACGTGGTTACGAGGCGACGACGTCAGGGCGTGGGCACATCAGATCGTTCGGTGGCGAGTCGGCTGGCCCTGGTGGGTCGCCGCCTTTGGGCTACCGGTTGCTATCGTCGCGGTCACCACAGTGGTTCTCGTGGTTATCGGCGGCCCGGTCGACCTCGATCAACCCCTCCAGTCACCCGTTCTGATCGCCATTGTCTTCCTCTTCGGACTCACGGTCAGCGGTGGGTTGAACGAGGAACCAGGGTGGCGAGGGTTTGCACAACCCTATCTGAACGATCGGTACAGTGCGCTGACGGCGAGCCTCATCATCGGCGTGGTTTGGGCGGGCTGGCACCTTCCATACTTCTTTATCCCCATCACCCCCCAGTCCGGATTCACGCTCGCAAATCAGATCGGGTGGTTCTTCGGAATCGTCCTGTTGTCGATCATCCTCGCATGGAGCTACAACAACACGGGCAGCGTGCTGATCGCGATGGTTCTCCACGCCATGGTGAATACCGCCGACATACTCCTCCCGCTGGCTCCGGACCTACTCGTCGTCGATGGTGTCGTCGACGAAACAGCCATCGCAACAGTTACGGCAACACAAGTGATGGTCCAGTTGCTGGTCGTCCTCGCTATTGTCGCGTACTTTGGCCGGAAATCCCTCTCTCGCGGGGAGATACCGGGGGCAGCCTACATCAGAGGGGAAAACCGGTGA
- a CDS encoding PQQ-binding-like beta-propeller repeat protein: protein MPSTDQSHALTKRQLLALCGSCVGGGALGGYAYGSGFLPDDDCNPAPLDTSPTDWPLPNYDGGNTRTVPSEHAPESGLSEKWSVSVQDPGQPIAINGSVFVAGIRPDFVISYDLFTGEERWTKPITTTQPGLRLSPMAGGDSLVIPQDSEDGDTVSRVWATADGSEQWTSDIPSGHVAPVLDAGLLVFRDSPDLIAIDARTGEECWRERFTDHLRSSTIHAGETIVMDTGRDGEIIALDAGTGDQQWNTDISEYFHPKFDAVRDPLVAGTDRLFFGTFRGMLIALNAATGETEWVTPETHPELPTEGGREHAPLTLEPIVSSDDILVVIESDGTDRSDSLHTIDPTTGNKRWTFEPEEDEDVRIRSAAVGGETVFLPLMDEFHLVDLASGEILETHELDGYAQSVSLADGLCLVATTEGIIAFEEES from the coding sequence ATGCCCTCCACTGATCAAAGTCACGCTCTTACGAAGCGTCAACTTCTGGCTCTCTGCGGCTCCTGCGTGGGGGGCGGTGCACTCGGTGGATACGCATACGGGTCGGGATTCTTGCCCGATGACGATTGCAATCCCGCACCGCTGGATACCTCGCCGACTGACTGGCCCCTCCCCAACTACGATGGAGGGAACACTCGTACTGTCCCGTCCGAACACGCGCCCGAGAGCGGGTTGTCCGAGAAATGGAGTGTCAGCGTCCAAGACCCAGGACAACCCATCGCAATCAACGGTTCCGTTTTCGTCGCGGGAATACGGCCGGATTTCGTTATCTCGTACGATCTGTTCACCGGCGAAGAACGATGGACGAAACCCATCACCACGACACAGCCGGGACTGCGACTCTCGCCCATGGCAGGCGGCGATTCTCTCGTGATACCGCAAGATAGCGAAGACGGAGACACGGTCTCGAGGGTATGGGCCACAGCCGACGGAAGCGAACAGTGGACTAGTGATATACCCAGCGGACACGTCGCACCGGTACTTGATGCAGGGCTACTCGTCTTCCGGGATTCCCCAGATCTGATCGCAATAGACGCTCGTACCGGTGAAGAATGCTGGCGGGAACGCTTCACAGATCATCTCAGGTCAAGTACTATCCACGCCGGAGAAACCATTGTAATGGATACCGGCAGGGACGGCGAAATCATCGCGCTTGACGCGGGGACGGGAGATCAGCAGTGGAATACCGATATTTCTGAGTATTTTCATCCGAAGTTCGACGCCGTTCGAGATCCCCTCGTCGCCGGGACTGATCGCCTCTTTTTCGGGACGTTCCGTGGGATGTTGATTGCCCTTAATGCGGCCACCGGTGAAACGGAGTGGGTGACGCCAGAGACGCATCCAGAACTTCCCACCGAAGGCGGACGGGAGCACGCTCCGCTCACACTCGAACCGATTGTTTCTTCGGATGATATACTGGTGGTCATTGAATCGGATGGTACTGATCGGTCGGATAGCCTGCATACGATTGATCCGACGACAGGAAACAAACGGTGGACATTCGAACCGGAGGAGGACGAAGACGTACGTATCCGCTCGGCGGCAGTGGGCGGAGAGACGGTGTTTCTTCCCTTAATGGATGAGTTCCACCTCGTCGACCTTGCGAGTGGAGAGATTCTCGAAACGCACGAACTTGACGGCTACGCCCAATCGGTATCTCTCGCTGATGGACTCTGTCTCGTTGCCACCACTGAGGGAATCATAGCCTTCGAAGAGGAATCATGA